A section of the Chryseobacterium ginsenosidimutans genome encodes:
- the idi gene encoding isopentenyl-diphosphate Delta-isomerase, with amino-acid sequence MEEFVVLVNSQDEVLGLMEKQQAHINGLLHRAFSVFLFNSKGEMLLQKRASEKYHSPLKWTNAVCSHPRIEETYIEGAKRRLQEELGIEAELSEKFNFIYKADVGNGLWEHELDHVFVGTFEDEFQLNKKEVEEVRYVSMQDLNREMTEHPEHFTEWFKIILEEYKHNF; translated from the coding sequence ATGGAAGAATTCGTAGTTTTAGTAAATTCACAAGACGAAGTTTTAGGCCTAATGGAGAAGCAGCAAGCTCACATCAACGGCTTATTACATCGTGCTTTTTCTGTATTTTTATTCAACAGTAAAGGTGAAATGCTTTTGCAGAAAAGAGCTTCTGAAAAATACCATTCTCCTTTAAAATGGACGAATGCTGTTTGTTCGCATCCAAGAATTGAAGAAACTTATATCGAAGGGGCAAAACGCAGATTACAGGAAGAATTGGGAATTGAAGCTGAACTTTCAGAAAAATTCAATTTTATTTATAAAGCTGACGTTGGAAACGGACTTTGGGAACATGAGCTTGACCATGTTTTTGTGGGAACTTTTGAAGACGAATTTCAATTAAATAAGAAAGAAGTGGAAGAAGTACGATATGTTTCTATGCAGGATCTTAATAGAGAAATGACAGAACATCCGGAACATTTTACAGAATGGTTCAAAATCATTTTAGAAGAATACAAACACAATTTTTAA
- the gcvT gene encoding glycine cleavage system aminomethyltransferase GcvT, whose amino-acid sequence MKKTALYDKHVSLGAKIVPFAGFEMPVQYSGVTEEHFAVREKAGLFDVSHMGQFFIEGAGSKDLLQFVTTNNVDTLENGKAQYSCLPNENGGIVDDLIVYKMEDDKYFVVVNASNIDKDWNHISKYNTFGAKMTNASDDMSLLAVQGPKATEILQKLTETNLSEIPYYNFTIGSVAGLDDIIISNTGYTGSGGFEIYFKNESAEKLWDAIIDAGKEEGIIPCGLAARDTLRLEKGFCLYGMDIDDTTSPIEAGLGWITKFDKEFISKDTFAKQKEEGITRKLVGFELQDKGVPRHDYPVVDAEGNVIGRVTSGTQSPMKKIGLGLAYVDKPHFKLGSEIFIQVRNKNIPAKVVKAPFV is encoded by the coding sequence ATGAAGAAAACAGCATTGTACGACAAACACGTTTCTTTGGGAGCTAAAATCGTACCTTTCGCAGGTTTTGAAATGCCTGTACAATATTCCGGAGTGACGGAAGAACATTTTGCAGTAAGAGAAAAAGCAGGTTTGTTCGACGTTTCTCACATGGGACAGTTTTTCATCGAAGGTGCAGGTTCTAAAGATCTTTTACAATTTGTTACGACAAACAATGTAGACACTCTAGAAAACGGAAAAGCTCAATATTCATGCCTTCCCAACGAAAATGGAGGAATTGTAGATGATCTTATCGTTTATAAAATGGAAGACGATAAGTATTTCGTTGTTGTAAATGCTTCAAATATTGATAAAGACTGGAATCATATTTCAAAATATAATACTTTCGGAGCAAAAATGACGAATGCTTCTGATGACATGTCGTTATTAGCAGTACAAGGTCCGAAAGCTACTGAAATTCTTCAGAAATTAACGGAGACCAATCTTTCTGAAATTCCTTACTATAACTTCACCATTGGTTCTGTTGCAGGCTTGGATGATATCATTATCTCAAATACAGGATATACAGGAAGCGGAGGTTTTGAAATTTATTTCAAAAACGAATCTGCAGAAAAACTTTGGGATGCTATTATCGATGCCGGTAAAGAAGAAGGAATTATCCCTTGCGGATTGGCTGCCAGAGATACTTTAAGATTAGAAAAAGGTTTCTGTTTATATGGGATGGATATTGATGATACCACTTCACCAATCGAAGCAGGATTGGGATGGATCACAAAATTCGATAAAGAATTTATTTCTAAAGATACTTTTGCAAAACAAAAAGAAGAAGGTATTACAAGAAAATTAGTCGGTTTCGAATTGCAGGACAAAGGTGTGCCAAGACACGATTATCCTGTTGTAGATGCAGAAGGAAACGTGATCGGAAGAGTAACTTCAGGTACTCAGTCACCAATGAAAAAGATCGGATTAGGATTGGCTTATGTTGATAAACCTCACTTCAAATTAGGTTCTGAGATCTTTATTCAGGTAAGAAATAAAAATATTCCGGCAAAAGTAGTTAAAGCTCCTTTTGTATAA
- a CDS encoding arsenate reductase family protein, with product MKKVFYLNTCDTCRKILGQFSLKGWELREIKKEPITKDELEAMYEQTKSYEALFSKKSTQIKLRELDIKTLGESDFKELLLDHYTFLKRPVFLTDNEIFIGSDKENLGKIRAFFNSN from the coding sequence ATGAAGAAAGTATTCTATCTTAATACATGTGATACCTGCAGAAAAATTTTAGGACAGTTCAGTCTTAAAGGCTGGGAACTTCGCGAAATAAAAAAAGAGCCTATTACCAAAGATGAACTGGAGGCAATGTATGAGCAGACAAAATCTTATGAGGCTTTATTCAGTAAAAAGTCTACTCAGATCAAATTGAGAGAATTGGATATAAAGACTTTGGGGGAAAGTGATTTTAAAGAATTGTTGCTTGATCATTACACATTTTTGAAGCGTCCTGTTTTTCTTACGGATAATGAAATTTTTATAGGAAGTGATAAAGAAAACCTTGGAAAAATAAGAGCTTTCTTTAATTCAAATTAA
- a CDS encoding acyl-CoA thioesterase — translation MENIPITFQFISEPSDVNYGGNVHGGSVMKWIDQAGYACATTWSGNYSVTVYVGGIRFYEPIKIGEIVKVEAQVIYTGSSSMHISINVFSRNLKQPNFDKKTHCIIVFVAVDENGKKLPVPKWIPSTEEEKQQEQYAKRLMELRTQIEDEMKPFL, via the coding sequence ATGGAGAACATACCTATTACTTTTCAGTTTATTTCTGAGCCTTCAGATGTTAATTACGGGGGAAATGTACATGGAGGAAGCGTTATGAAATGGATTGATCAGGCTGGTTATGCTTGTGCAACAACCTGGAGCGGTAATTACTCCGTAACTGTTTATGTTGGCGGAATCCGTTTTTATGAACCAATAAAAATCGGGGAAATTGTAAAAGTGGAAGCTCAGGTCATCTATACAGGCTCTTCAAGTATGCATATTTCGATCAATGTTTTTTCCAGAAACCTGAAACAGCCTAATTTCGACAAAAAAACACACTGTATTATCGTTTTTGTAGCGGTTGATGAAAACGGAAAAAAACTTCCTGTTCCAAAATGGATTCCAAGTACCGAAGAAGAAAAACAACAGGAGCAATACGCAAAGCGACTGATGGAACTTAGAACCCAGATTGAAGATGAAATGAAACCATTCTTGTAA
- a CDS encoding sugar phosphate isomerase/epimerase family protein, with protein sequence MQRKDFIKLSSLGFLGLCSCGTSNFKSNKKTLAIQLYTVRDAVAENLERTLEKLANLGFTELEIYGYNGSFFGKTRNEFQSILKNIGLKVISSHHTTGILHKDQGTLLSSWEKTVEDLHFIGSKYMVCSYLFPEERSVENYKKLPELLTTSGEIAKKGGIQFAYHNHDFEFENFDDTQNIYDFILKNTSPDLVKMELDLYWISKAGLDPLAYFEKYPKRFPLWHVKDMKSGTKDFAEIGTGTIDFERIFEAKEKAGLEYWFLEQDSSDKDIFESIQISKKYISENGFFLK encoded by the coding sequence ATGCAGAGAAAAGACTTTATAAAACTTTCTTCGTTAGGTTTCTTAGGATTATGTTCCTGTGGAACTTCTAATTTTAAAAGCAATAAAAAAACATTGGCAATTCAATTATATACAGTTCGGGATGCAGTTGCCGAAAATTTGGAAAGAACATTAGAAAAGTTAGCAAATTTAGGGTTTACAGAACTCGAAATCTACGGTTATAATGGATCTTTCTTTGGAAAAACACGAAATGAATTTCAATCTATTCTAAAAAATATCGGTTTAAAAGTGATCAGTTCACATCACACCACCGGAATTCTTCACAAGGATCAGGGGACTTTATTAAGCAGTTGGGAAAAAACAGTTGAAGATCTACACTTTATCGGTTCAAAATATATGGTTTGTTCTTATCTTTTTCCTGAAGAAAGAAGTGTTGAGAATTATAAAAAACTTCCTGAATTACTTACTACATCAGGAGAAATTGCAAAAAAGGGAGGAATTCAGTTTGCATATCATAATCATGACTTTGAGTTTGAAAATTTTGATGACACTCAAAATATTTATGATTTTATCTTAAAAAATACTTCGCCAGATTTAGTAAAAATGGAATTGGATCTTTATTGGATCTCAAAAGCAGGTTTAGATCCATTAGCTTATTTTGAAAAATACCCGAAAAGATTTCCGTTGTGGCATGTAAAAGACATGAAATCCGGAACAAAAGACTTTGCAGAAATCGGAACCGGAACTATTGATTTCGAGAGGATTTTTGAAGCTAAAGAAAAGGCAGGTTTAGAATATTGGTTTCTGGAGCAGGATTCCAGTGATAAGGATATTTTTGAAAGTATACAGATCAGCAAAAAGTACATCTCGGAAAATGGTTTCTTTTTAAAATAA
- a CDS encoding voltage-gated chloride channel family protein — protein MSKLQRNFSSKIKFQINFFFRKYPALPYIFKWLFISLIIGAFSGTASAGFLQSLEWTTHFRENHIWIIAFLPVAGFLIGLLYYYFGKDVEAGNNLLIDTIHDPKKIIPFKMAPFVYLGTIVTHFFGGSAGREGTALQMAGAIADQLSNPLRLDKSERKILIISAIAAGFGSVFGTPLAGAIFGLEVFLIGKIRYNAIFPAFASAIFADWVTDLWKVKHTHYHIDFIPKLEFLPVLYSILAGIIFGICAAAFSKMMHSVSSAFKSNIKYPPLRPVIGGIIVAGAVFLMGTTKYIGLGIPTILESFEKQLPLYDFALKMIFTIVTLSAGFKGGEVTPLFFIGATLGSALSLFIPLPFGLLAGMGFVAVFAGATNTPLACMMMGIELFGAESGAYIAIACIVSYLLSGNNSIYMKQKIGEAKNRRFENLNDKSFHDL, from the coding sequence ATGTCTAAACTTCAACGAAATTTCAGCAGTAAAATAAAATTTCAAATAAATTTTTTCTTTAGAAAATATCCGGCTTTACCCTATATTTTTAAATGGCTTTTCATCAGTCTTATCATTGGAGCTTTTTCAGGAACGGCCTCTGCAGGTTTTTTACAATCTTTGGAATGGACAACCCATTTCAGAGAAAATCATATTTGGATAATCGCTTTTTTGCCCGTTGCCGGATTTCTGATCGGACTTTTATATTATTACTTTGGAAAAGATGTCGAAGCAGGAAATAATTTGCTGATAGATACTATTCACGATCCAAAAAAAATTATTCCTTTCAAGATGGCTCCTTTTGTATATTTGGGAACTATTGTAACTCACTTTTTCGGAGGTTCGGCAGGCCGTGAAGGAACTGCACTTCAGATGGCAGGAGCAATCGCAGATCAATTGAGTAATCCTTTAAGGCTTGATAAAAGTGAAAGAAAAATATTAATTATTTCGGCTATTGCTGCAGGTTTCGGATCTGTTTTTGGAACACCTTTGGCCGGAGCGATTTTCGGACTGGAAGTTTTTTTGATAGGAAAAATTCGTTACAATGCCATTTTTCCGGCTTTTGCTTCTGCAATTTTTGCAGATTGGGTGACGGATCTCTGGAAGGTAAAACATACACACTATCATATTGATTTTATTCCGAAACTTGAATTCTTGCCTGTTTTATATAGTATTTTAGCCGGAATTATATTTGGGATTTGTGCCGCAGCCTTCAGTAAAATGATGCATTCAGTTAGTTCTGCTTTTAAATCTAACATAAAATATCCTCCACTCCGTCCTGTAATTGGCGGAATTATTGTTGCTGGTGCTGTTTTTTTGATGGGAACAACAAAATATATCGGTTTGGGAATTCCAACGATCTTAGAAAGCTTTGAAAAACAACTTCCTTTGTATGATTTTGCTTTAAAAATGATCTTTACTATCGTTACGCTTTCAGCAGGCTTTAAAGGTGGTGAAGTAACGCCTTTATTCTTTATTGGTGCGACTTTGGGAAGTGCTTTATCATTGTTTATTCCTCTGCCTTTCGGTTTGTTAGCAGGAATGGGATTTGTCGCAGTTTTTGCAGGGGCAACCAACACTCCACTTGCCTGTATGATGATGGGAATTGAATTATTCGGGGCAGAAAGTGGTGCTTATATTGCAATTGCCTGCATTGTATCTTACTTATTATCAGGAAATAACAGCATTTACATGAAACAAAAGATCGGTGAAGCAAAAAATCGTCGATTTGAAAATCTTAATGATAAAAGTTTTCATGATTTATAA
- a CDS encoding GNAT family N-acetyltransferase — protein MENIKFEISPYQDELQILIDEKKAGYMSIEIDGRLLIVYYTKLEEEHEGKGYAKILLDELVRYAEEKDLLVDPECDFVRQQFENHPSRYKDIWHA, from the coding sequence ATGGAAAATATAAAGTTTGAAATATCTCCATATCAAGATGAATTGCAGATATTAATTGATGAAAAAAAAGCGGGATATATGTCCATAGAAATTGATGGCAGACTATTAATTGTCTACTATACAAAGCTTGAAGAAGAGCATGAAGGTAAAGGGTATGCCAAAATTCTTCTTGACGAATTGGTACGCTATGCTGAGGAAAAGGATTTACTGGTAGATCCAGAATGCGATTTTGTGAGACAGCAATTTGAAAATCATCCTTCAAGATATAAAGATATCTGGCACGCCTAG
- a CDS encoding MBL fold metallo-hydrolase, translating into MIYTIIAIVVLIFLLYLMITSQEVFGAEAKGERLKRMQQSKHYKNKQFQNLSYTPSLTEGYTMPKVMYNFFFKKKNPLLKPLKNIPSVHTDLKNLPKDQDIFVWLGHSSYYIQTDGVSFLIDPVLSLYGSPFKFFNKAFSGADIFKAEDIPNLDYLVITHDHYDHLDYPTVKAIKNRVEKVILPLGVGAHLERWGYQSENLIEEEWGSEVDLKNEIKITFTPARHFSGRKVKRNVTLWTSYVLETPTKKLFLGGDSGYDTHFKMIGEKYGPFDYAIIENGQYNEAWKYIHALPEDVVQASIDVNAKNIIPVHSSKFALALHAWNEPLEKVTSLGKAKNLHILTPIIGEPVDLNKSDNQFKTWWED; encoded by the coding sequence ATGATTTATACAATTATTGCAATCGTAGTTTTAATATTTTTATTATACTTAATGATTACAAGTCAGGAAGTTTTTGGTGCAGAAGCAAAAGGAGAAAGGCTGAAAAGAATGCAGCAATCGAAACATTATAAAAACAAGCAGTTTCAGAACCTCAGCTATACCCCTTCGCTTACAGAAGGATATACAATGCCGAAAGTGATGTATAATTTCTTTTTTAAAAAGAAAAATCCACTTTTAAAACCGTTAAAAAATATTCCATCAGTACATACAGATCTTAAAAATCTACCGAAAGATCAGGATATTTTCGTTTGGTTGGGACACTCGTCTTATTATATTCAAACCGATGGAGTTTCTTTTTTAATTGATCCGGTTTTGAGTTTGTATGGCTCTCCATTTAAATTTTTCAATAAAGCTTTCTCAGGAGCAGATATTTTTAAGGCAGAAGACATTCCGAATCTTGATTATTTGGTAATTACTCATGATCATTACGATCATTTGGATTATCCTACTGTAAAAGCTATAAAAAACAGAGTTGAGAAAGTCATTTTGCCTTTGGGAGTGGGTGCACATTTGGAAAGATGGGGTTATCAATCTGAAAATCTGATTGAAGAAGAGTGGGGGAGTGAAGTCGATTTAAAAAACGAGATTAAAATTACATTTACTCCGGCAAGACATTTTTCTGGTAGAAAGGTGAAAAGAAATGTCACACTCTGGACTTCTTACGTTCTTGAAACTCCTACGAAAAAGTTATTTTTAGGAGGTGACAGCGGTTATGATACTCATTTTAAAATGATCGGTGAAAAATACGGACCTTTTGATTACGCAATTATCGAAAACGGACAGTATAACGAAGCCTGGAAATATATTCATGCCTTACCGGAAGATGTTGTTCAGGCAAGTATTGATGTAAATGCTAAAAATATTATACCTGTTCACTCATCAAAATTTGCTTTGGCTTTGCATGCTTGGAATGAACCTTTAGAGAAAGTGACAAGCCTCGGAAAAGCTAAAAATCTACATATTTTAACACCAATAATTGGTGAACCTGTTGATCTGAATAAATCAGACAATCAATTCAAAACCTGGTGGGAAGATTAA
- a CDS encoding S41 family peptidase, whose amino-acid sequence MSKKTKVQKSYFILFSFLIITSCGSVRRHNEQQTTCIPPEKLKEDVDFAYSKLKEMHPQLYWYISKDTLDYKFDSIKNTINESLTPLQFYFKLQPVISDIREGHLSLRIPSKRITKKEIKTLESKKGMFSRFEYYVKGDHLFIIQNKDSIEHIKPGTEILTIDHIPVSYYIKRYKKLISSDGFNTTFQPYFLKDLFFNYYVAEKGYEDSATLETIYNGKKKTYQLTREDKSENDLKQDKENKKRTQEKKINDYIAFSDSYNRNFKFLDKDSTIAYIKVKSFSSDYSEKFYRETFKKIKSAKSPYLIVDVRNNYGGSLEEINNLYSYLSPEPYVLIKPSQVNSKVAPLKTNYFRKGNPFQYIFKGITYPTFFFAQTLSTYKKDGKFYYKVKPDKKSKPNKDAFNGKIFVLINGGSFSASSIITSKLKNDKRSILVGEETGGANDGTVAGFYSYQTLPNSKIDLPIGLLFVQPNITFTNTKKGVLPDVAVKETIQDIINKKDSQLDWVIQEIRKEKDTHIK is encoded by the coding sequence ATGTCCAAAAAAACAAAAGTGCAGAAAAGTTATTTTATCCTTTTTTCATTTCTAATTATAACTTCCTGTGGATCAGTCAGAAGACACAATGAGCAACAGACAACCTGTATTCCGCCTGAAAAGCTGAAAGAAGACGTTGATTTTGCTTATTCCAAGCTGAAAGAGATGCATCCGCAGCTGTATTGGTATATTTCGAAGGACACTTTAGATTATAAATTTGACAGTATAAAAAACACCATTAATGAATCACTTACTCCGCTTCAGTTTTATTTTAAACTGCAGCCTGTGATTTCAGATATTCGTGAAGGGCATCTTTCATTGAGAATTCCATCAAAAAGAATTACAAAAAAAGAGATTAAAACATTAGAAAGTAAAAAAGGAATGTTCAGCCGTTTTGAATATTATGTAAAAGGAGATCATCTTTTTATTATTCAAAACAAAGACTCCATCGAACATATAAAACCTGGAACGGAAATTTTGACAATTGATCATATTCCGGTTTCCTATTACATAAAAAGATATAAAAAACTGATTAGCAGTGATGGTTTCAATACCACATTTCAACCTTATTTTCTGAAAGATCTCTTTTTTAATTATTATGTTGCAGAAAAAGGCTACGAAGATAGTGCAACCCTTGAAACGATATATAACGGAAAGAAAAAAACGTATCAGCTAACCAGAGAAGACAAATCTGAAAATGACCTTAAGCAGGATAAAGAAAATAAAAAACGGACTCAGGAGAAAAAAATAAACGATTATATTGCTTTCAGCGATTCTTATAACAGGAACTTCAAGTTTTTGGATAAAGACAGTACGATTGCTTACATAAAAGTGAAAAGTTTTTCAAGCGACTATTCTGAAAAGTTCTATCGGGAAACATTTAAGAAGATTAAAAGTGCAAAATCACCTTATTTGATTGTTGATGTCAGAAATAATTATGGCGGTTCTTTAGAGGAGATCAATAATCTTTATTCTTACTTGAGTCCTGAACCTTATGTTTTGATAAAACCTTCTCAGGTAAATTCTAAAGTTGCACCCTTAAAAACAAATTATTTCCGAAAAGGTAATCCTTTTCAATATATCTTTAAAGGTATCACTTATCCTACTTTTTTCTTCGCCCAAACTCTAAGTACCTATAAAAAAGACGGAAAATTTTATTATAAAGTAAAACCTGACAAGAAATCAAAACCAAATAAAGATGCCTTCAACGGAAAAATCTTTGTGTTAATTAACGGAGGAAGTTTTTCTGCATCATCAATTATTACATCTAAGCTTAAAAATGATAAAAGGTCGATTCTCGTTGGTGAAGAAACCGGTGGCGCGAATGACGGAACTGTTGCCGGATTTTATTCTTATCAGACTCTTCCGAATTCTAAAATAGATCTTCCGATTGGTTTACTCTTCGTACAGCCTAATATTACTTTTACCAATACTAAAAAAGGTGTACTTCCTGATGTGGCTGTAAAAGAAACAATACAGGATATTATCAATAAAAAAGATTCTCAACTGGATTGGGTGATCCAGGAAATTCGGAAAGAAAAAGACACCCATATTAAGTAA
- a CDS encoding YdcF family protein — MTKKLFKICKVIASIFVAWFIIHSLYIVIDGVYDQKKSGDLAVILGSKVNENGTLSKRLEKRLESGIELYRNHRIKRILVSGGLGKEGFYEGDKMREFLLLKGIPDSLIIIDNHGDNTRATVENTLQLRSKLNFNSIIVVSQYFHVTRTKKLFKDQGFENVTSVSPDYFEWRDLYSILREFPAYYLK, encoded by the coding sequence ATGACAAAAAAACTTTTTAAAATATGTAAGGTTATTGCTTCCATATTTGTTGCATGGTTTATTATCCACTCTTTATATATTGTGATTGATGGCGTTTATGATCAGAAAAAAAGTGGCGATTTAGCAGTTATTTTAGGAAGTAAAGTAAATGAGAACGGAACTTTATCAAAAAGACTGGAAAAGCGCCTTGAAAGCGGAATTGAATTATATAGAAATCATCGTATTAAAAGAATCTTAGTCAGTGGCGGATTAGGAAAAGAAGGTTTTTATGAAGGCGATAAAATGAGAGAATTCTTACTATTAAAAGGTATTCCTGATTCTTTAATCATTATTGATAATCATGGAGATAATACAAGAGCAACTGTTGAAAACACTTTACAATTAAGATCAAAATTAAATTTTAACAGCATTATAGTTGTTTCTCAATATTTCCATGTAACGCGAACGAAGAAGTTATTTAAAGATCAAGGTTTTGAAAATGTAACCAGTGTAAGTCCAGATTATTTCGAATGGAGAGATCTATATTCAATTTTGAGGGAATTTCCTGCTTATTATTTGAAATAA
- a CDS encoding helix-turn-helix domain-containing protein: MENAFFSVQKENSEYFSNIFSDSMYHIFLFNGNGKIVVDFVEYNFAGRTVFFSSPFQNIQILSDTLIEVEVLNFHSDFYCIEYHKKEVACNGLLFNNIYLFPHFSLTEEVYLEILNYFLKIQEVDKHEDFSGSVLQSYLQLILAISSKEKNKLLPDRELIKDDFNELKSFQRLVEEHFLSERNLSFYADLLYVTSNTLSKKIKSKFNKTPSQIIQERVILEAKKQIHLTRKSIKEIAVELNFNDEFHFSKYFKKYVGISPTQFRKEAGISIVADLYK; encoded by the coding sequence ATGGAAAATGCATTTTTCTCTGTTCAGAAAGAGAATTCAGAATATTTCAGCAATATCTTCAGTGATTCGATGTATCATATTTTTCTTTTTAACGGAAACGGAAAAATTGTCGTTGATTTTGTAGAATATAATTTTGCGGGAAGAACTGTATTTTTCTCTTCGCCTTTTCAAAATATTCAGATTTTAAGTGACACTCTGATTGAGGTTGAGGTTTTAAATTTTCACAGTGATTTTTACTGCATAGAATATCATAAAAAAGAAGTTGCATGTAACGGTTTACTTTTCAACAATATTTATCTTTTTCCTCATTTTTCTTTGACCGAAGAAGTTTATCTGGAAATCTTAAATTATTTTTTGAAAATTCAGGAAGTTGATAAACATGAAGATTTTTCAGGCTCTGTACTGCAGTCGTATCTTCAGTTGATTCTGGCAATATCAAGTAAAGAAAAGAACAAATTACTTCCTGACAGAGAATTAATAAAAGATGATTTTAATGAACTGAAATCATTTCAACGTCTTGTAGAAGAACATTTTCTCTCGGAGAGAAATTTATCATTTTACGCTGATTTGCTGTATGTAACTTCGAACACTTTAAGCAAAAAAATCAAATCTAAATTTAATAAAACTCCTTCCCAGATTATTCAGGAAAGAGTAATTCTGGAAGCAAAAAAACAGATTCATCTCACCAGAAAATCAATCAAAGAAATAGCTGTGGAGCTTAATTTTAATGATGAATTTCACTTCAGCAAATATTTTAAAAAATACGTCGGAATTTCACCAACACAATTCCGAAAAGAAGCAGGAATTTCTATTGTGGCAGATTTATACAAATAA